The following proteins are co-located in the Trichomycterus rosablanca isolate fTriRos1 chromosome 14, fTriRos1.hap1, whole genome shotgun sequence genome:
- the LOC134326323 gene encoding mucin-2-like: MYTEFVTIMTRPKFRPCPNCQWLNQANRKTCQSCYDSLSLKKKLREKEDFFKDGQWGQGILKNRNAGRVVDSARTMVRKLEALGYMPILFLGKHGKTNCVAEVVTCMSPQKEGHLKLFLEKMTRAYEFILRNYEKVQAPPVTKTLETAASQFLNPPPGEETYVLNLVPVPLTATTVSSPASTSYCVPAASLITQTKRKRKKVTQEHENMAPPVTNTLKTSAASQLLHQPPGEETSVLNLVPIPPPVTSTSLSSPPLPTTSISPPPLPNTSLSPPPLPSTSVSSPAAPLITQPKRKKVKQKQENRDCEKVQAPPVTNTLKTAAANQLLHPPPGEETHVLNLVPIPPLVTSTSFSPHLLPTTSLSLPLSTTSVSSPAPSSNYVPAAPLTTLPKRKRMRQTGKQENKVCRKCSRQKLFHFEQILERRMNEGKAEVKVRWLPCSACGKDWDDTWEPASVIEKKNK, from the exons atgtataccgag TTTGTTACAATTATGACACGACCCAAATTTCGGCCTTGCCCAAACTGCCAGTGGTTGAACCAGGCAAACCGGAAGACTTGCCAGAGTTGCTACGATTcccttagtttaaaaaaaaaacttagagAGAAAGAAGATTTCTTTAAGGATGGCCAATGGGGGCAAGGCATccttaaaaacagaaatgctGGCCGTGTTGTGGACTCTGCTCGTACAATG GTTAGGAAACTGGAAGCACTGGGCTACATGCCCATATTATTTCTTGGAAAGCACGGCAAAACAAACTGCGTAGCTGAAGTCGTAACGTGTATGAGTCCACAGAAAGAGGGACATTTGAAGCTCTTCCTGGAAAAAATGACCAGAGCATATGAATTTATTCTCAGGA aCTATGAAAAGGTACAGGCTCCTCCAGTCACCAAAACTTTGGAGACAGCAGCAAGCCAGTTCCTAAACCCACCTCCAGGCGAAGAAACCTATGTGCTCAACCTGGTCCCTGTCCCTT TAACCGCCACCACTGTCAGTTCTCCAGCCTCTACAAGCTACTGTGTTCCTGCTGCATCTCTCATTACCCAGACcaagagaaaaaggaagaaagtgACACAGGAACATGAAAACATGG CTCCTCCAGTCACCAACACTTTGAAGACATCCGCAGCCAGTCAGCTGCTCCACCAACCTCCAGGCGAAGAAACCTCTGTGCTCAACCTGGTGCCTATCCCTCCTCCAGTCACCTCCACCTCCCTCTCTTCTCCTCCACTCCCCACCACCTCTATTTCTCCTCCTCCACTCCCCAacacctctctctctcctcctccACTCCCCTCCACCTCTGTCAGTTCTCCAGCTGCACCTCTCATTACCCAGCCCAAGAGGAAGAAAGTGAAACAGAAACAAGAAAACAGGG ACTGTGAAAAGGTACAAGCTCCTCCAGTCACCAACACTTTGAAGACAGCAGCAGCCAACCAGCTTCTCCACCCACCTCCAGGCGAAGAAACCCATGTGCTCAACCTGGTCCCTATCCCTCCTTTAGTCACCTCCACCTCTTTCTCTCCTCATCTACTCCCCACCACCTCTCTTTCTCTTCCACTCTCCACCACTTCTGTCAGTTCTCCAGCTCCTTCAAGCAACTATGTTCCTGCTGCACCTCTCACTACCCTGCCTAAGAGAAAGAGGATGAGACAGACAGGGAAACAAGAAAACAAGG TGTGCAGAAAATGTAGCAGGCAGAAACTTTTCCACTTTGAGCAAATACTTGAGAGAAGAATGAATGAG GGAAAAGCGGAAGTGAAAGTGCGTTGGCTGCCTTGCTCTGCTTG tgggAAAGACTGGGATGACACGTGGGAACCTGCCAGTGTAatagagaagaaaaataaataa